A region from the Parabacteroides sp. FAFU027 genome encodes:
- a CDS encoding DUF6261 family protein encodes MKYQLEPLRLAGLPNLDAGQLIRRHLSDIATLDPALITNEPLKDYLTRLNASEATYEKALLQVQVNEESAKIAAADGSRDKSVSVIISAISLHSKSDDAAEVEAAHSLSILMNTYKGITEEKYEAESLGLDKMVEALESDAYKAKVELLGMGRYVTRVKETNEAFKSLFGNRLVVEAATVSYNAKLLRKELYSLYNETTQYIVSMDNALDTPEFVKVLELINEARSYYANQLARSQGVKDKATEEAKGSVN; translated from the coding sequence ATGAAGTATCAACTAGAACCACTCCGCTTGGCGGGTCTGCCTAACCTCGATGCCGGGCAGCTTATCAGACGGCACCTGAGCGATATCGCAACGCTCGATCCGGCTCTGATTACCAACGAGCCGTTAAAAGATTACCTCACCCGCTTAAACGCCAGTGAGGCAACTTATGAAAAAGCACTGTTACAGGTGCAAGTCAATGAAGAGTCAGCTAAAATCGCAGCAGCCGATGGTAGCCGTGATAAGTCAGTATCGGTTATCATATCGGCCATCAGCCTGCATTCCAAATCGGATGATGCGGCTGAAGTGGAGGCAGCACACAGTCTCTCTATCCTGATGAATACCTACAAAGGAATTACGGAAGAGAAGTATGAGGCTGAGAGTCTGGGATTGGATAAAATGGTTGAAGCGTTGGAGAGTGACGCGTACAAGGCGAAAGTCGAATTGTTGGGCATGGGCCGTTACGTGACCCGTGTGAAAGAGACCAATGAGGCATTCAAGTCATTGTTTGGCAATCGACTGGTAGTGGAAGCCGCCACGGTGTCATACAATGCCAAGCTGCTGCGCAAGGAGTTATACTCCCTCTATAACGAGACGACGCAATACATCGTGTCGATGGACAATGCACTGGATACCCCGGAATTTGTCAAAGTGCTGGAGTTGATCAATGAAGCCCGCAGTTATTATGCCAATCAGCTGGCACGTAGCCAGGGCGTGAAAGACAAAGCGACAGAAGAAGCTAAGGGAAGCGTGAATTGA
- a CDS encoding P-loop NTPase fold protein, translating into MQQLDDILKFYLSSDTNHALMITGEWGTGKTFYFKNTLHCQISDTSVYCNQTKKYKPIHISLFGLKSVEQIQSEIFLSIYPLLKNKAVKLGASIFKSLIKGISKLKQLDGCYEIASDIEIKKEEWISFDELVICFDDLERISESLKLEEFIGFVNSLVENENVKILIIANEGKIDHERYHVLKEKVIGNCIEFVQDLNAIYDSIISAKFEGSPKYKSFLETHKDYILKVFSPYSTNLRTLIFALSYFQSIFSKFEINIDKQHILRSKEKEIMEALLKFTIVISIEYKEGKITYQRRNDLDSDGIHMVLGRIMYNGIQNEQVEEVEKEKTYCEMFIQRFYSDLDYHFYDSVYSFLTGGEIFSFNKLRKELEEKYNILDDKILPQYELFNMLSYPSVFSISDADYKNLVIELMKYVDLGAYNIKDYLTVFYFASTFGNPIGYNLDRLEKRVINGVKRYKNEYVPNLNVFLSIDDQAQNKERLHRIRAVALEINQRLEEKQLKLEAKRLEELCYTDFYAFKQELFNNQILLSGVRILYKPILSYFSPDKFYRLFLNADNHMRYEIRLFLLSRYYEVPPELILAERDFLTILKNKIDRKSKSLEKKGIGYYLFEKFQKELHDKIES; encoded by the coding sequence ATGCAGCAACTAGATGATATCCTTAAGTTTTATCTCAGCTCTGACACCAATCACGCATTGATGATTACAGGTGAATGGGGAACAGGAAAGACATTCTATTTTAAAAACACACTTCATTGTCAAATATCAGATACATCTGTTTATTGTAACCAAACAAAGAAATATAAGCCCATTCATATTTCTTTGTTTGGCTTAAAATCGGTAGAACAGATACAGTCAGAAATATTTCTTTCAATTTATCCTTTGCTAAAGAATAAAGCTGTAAAGCTAGGTGCAAGTATTTTTAAATCATTGATTAAGGGGATTTCAAAGTTGAAGCAATTAGATGGATGTTATGAAATAGCTTCTGATATTGAAATAAAAAAAGAGGAATGGATAAGTTTTGATGAGCTGGTAATTTGTTTTGATGATCTTGAGCGAATTAGTGAGTCGTTAAAACTTGAAGAGTTTATCGGTTTTGTGAACTCATTAGTAGAGAATGAGAATGTGAAGATACTGATTATAGCAAATGAAGGTAAAATTGATCACGAGAGATACCATGTTCTAAAAGAAAAAGTTATAGGTAATTGTATTGAGTTTGTTCAGGATTTGAATGCAATCTATGACAGTATTATTTCTGCTAAGTTTGAAGGATCTCCAAAATATAAATCTTTTCTGGAAACCCATAAAGACTATATTCTTAAAGTCTTTTCTCCGTATTCTACCAATCTGAGAACACTCATTTTTGCGCTCTCGTATTTTCAAAGTATATTCTCTAAATTTGAAATCAATATTGATAAGCAGCACATTCTTAGATCAAAAGAGAAGGAGATAATGGAGGCTTTGCTCAAATTTACTATTGTAATTTCTATTGAATACAAAGAAGGAAAAATAACTTATCAAAGACGAAATGATTTGGATTCAGATGGAATTCATATGGTTTTGGGCAGGATAATGTATAATGGAATACAAAATGAACAAGTCGAAGAAGTTGAAAAGGAGAAAACATATTGTGAGATGTTTATCCAAAGATTTTATTCCGATTTAGATTATCATTTCTATGATTCTGTTTATAGTTTTCTGACAGGAGGTGAAATTTTCTCTTTTAATAAACTGAGAAAAGAATTGGAAGAGAAATACAATATTTTAGACGATAAAATATTACCTCAATATGAGCTCTTTAATATGCTGAGTTACCCTTCGGTTTTCTCAATATCAGATGCCGATTATAAGAATTTAGTCATCGAGTTAATGAAATATGTTGATTTAGGTGCGTATAATATAAAAGATTATCTTACTGTTTTTTATTTCGCTTCTACTTTTGGTAATCCAATAGGATATAATTTAGATAGACTAGAGAAACGTGTAATTAATGGAGTAAAGAGATATAAAAATGAATATGTGCCAAATTTGAATGTATTCTTAAGTATTGATGATCAAGCGCAAAATAAAGAAAGACTGCATCGAATAAGGGCTGTTGCTTTAGAAATTAATCAAAGGCTTGAAGAAAAACAATTAAAACTTGAGGCCAAACGATTGGAAGAGTTGTGTTATACGGATTTTTATGCATTCAAGCAAGAACTGTTTAACAATCAAATATTACTTTCTGGAGTGAGAATTCTGTATAAGCCGATTTTGTCATATTTCAGCCCAGATAAGTTTTATAGATTATTTCTTAATGCTGACAATCATATGCGATATGAGATTCGTCTATTTTTACTTAGCCGTTACTATGAAGTTCCACCAGAACTAATTCTGGCAGAAAGAGATTTCCTTACTATACTTAAAAATAAGATTGATCGTAAAAGTAAGTCCTTGGAGAAAAAAGGAATAGGTTACTATTTGTTTGAAAAGTTCCAAAAAGAGTTGCATGATAAAATAGAGTCTTAA